From a single Arcobacter sp. CECT 8986 genomic region:
- a CDS encoding FeoA family protein → MKLSELNKGDTGIILSLNCDSSLKNRFYSFGITKNTEVYIEEVTLTKNTIEVKINNTKVAIRLSEAAKIEVKK, encoded by the coding sequence ATGAAATTAAGTGAGCTTAACAAAGGAGATACAGGGATTATATTGTCATTAAACTGCGATAGTTCTTTAAAAAATAGATTTTACTCTTTTGGTATTACAAAAAACACAGAAGTTTATATTGAAGAAGTAACATTAACAAAAAATACTATTGAAGTTAAAATAAATAATACAAAAGTTGCCATAAGATTATCAGAAGCTGCAAAGATTGAGGTAAAAAAATGA
- a CDS encoding arginyltransferase gives MHILNEDLEFVEENRECSYFDDEISDMRYRYINHCTVEDYQNMLEHGWRRFGKMHFVPECKSCTKCISMRIDAKNYKFSKSEKRVISKNKDTKLYIQTPTITKEHLDLYDKYHRFMNQKKDWPYQPITPDDYVRSYVQGKDKFTKEFLYFKDEKLVAVALVDILPKSISAIYCFYDHEYADLSLGKFSILAQIKIAKELEIPHIYLGYWIKNHFSMGYKELYKPFEVLKNRASLDEETIWEKYEL, from the coding sequence ATGCATATATTAAATGAAGACTTGGAGTTTGTAGAAGAGAATAGGGAATGTTCTTATTTTGATGATGAAATATCTGATATGAGATATAGATATATAAATCATTGTACAGTAGAAGATTATCAAAATATGTTAGAACATGGTTGGAGAAGATTTGGAAAAATGCATTTTGTACCTGAATGTAAAAGTTGTACAAAATGTATAAGTATGAGAATAGATGCAAAAAATTATAAATTTTCTAAATCAGAAAAAAGAGTAATTAGTAAAAATAAAGATACTAAGTTATATATACAAACACCAACTATTACAAAAGAGCATTTAGATTTATATGATAAATACCATAGATTTATGAATCAAAAGAAAGATTGGCCTTATCAGCCAATTACTCCTGATGATTATGTTCGTTCATATGTTCAAGGAAAAGATAAATTTACAAAAGAGTTTTTATATTTTAAAGATGAAAAATTAGTTGCAGTTGCTTTAGTAGATATTTTACCAAAGTCAATATCAGCAATTTATTGTTTTTATGACCATGAATATGCAGATTTATCTTTGGGAAAATTTTCTATACTTGCTCAAATAAAAATAGCAAAAGAGTTAGAAATTCCACATATATATTTAGGATATTGGATAAAAAATCATTTTTCAATGGGTTACAAAGAATTATACAAACCTTTTGAAGTTCTAAAAAATAGGGCTTCACTTGATGAAGAAACAATTTGGGAAAAATATGAGTTATAA
- the trpA gene encoding tryptophan synthase subunit alpha — translation MKKLVGYITASYPENSFTVDLALSMKEAGVDTLELGIPFSDPVADGPVIEKANLLALENNFSLEDLFDVSSKIAPQMDTLWMGYLNPFFHYGMEEFFKKAKDFNIQGEIIPDLPYEEALAYKDLAKKYEQSIITFVAPTHTEDRIAKIVKDAEKFIYMVAYAGITGSGKNEDLTQIIKTVKKYSNTPLYIGFGVDEKTCKEKAVGVDGVIVGSAFVKHIIDDSLSYNEKISNITKIAKEIKEKINE, via the coding sequence TTGAAAAAACTTGTAGGTTATATCACAGCTAGTTATCCTGAAAATAGCTTTACAGTAGATTTAGCATTGAGTATGAAAGAAGCTGGCGTTGATACTTTAGAATTAGGTATTCCTTTTTCAGATCCAGTTGCAGATGGGCCAGTAATAGAAAAAGCAAATTTGTTAGCATTAGAAAATAATTTCTCATTAGAAGATTTATTTGATGTTTCATCAAAAATAGCACCACAAATGGATACTTTATGGATGGGATATTTAAATCCATTTTTTCACTATGGAATGGAAGAGTTTTTTAAAAAAGCAAAAGATTTTAATATTCAAGGTGAAATTATTCCTGATTTACCTTATGAAGAGGCATTGGCATATAAAGATTTAGCAAAAAAATATGAACAATCTATTATTACATTTGTTGCTCCAACTCATACAGAAGACAGAATTGCAAAAATTGTAAAAGATGCAGAAAAATTTATTTATATGGTTGCTTATGCAGGAATAACAGGAAGTGGTAAAAATGAAGATTTAACTCAAATAATAAAAACAGTTAAAAAATATTCAAATACACCTTTATATATTGGTTTTGGAGTTGATGAAAAAACTTGTAAAGAGAAAGCTGTTGGTGTAGATGGAGTAATTGTAGGGAGCGCATTTGTAAAACATATTATTGATGACTCTTTATCTTATAATGAAAAAATTAGTAACATAACTAAAATAGCAAAAGAAATAAAAGAGAAAATCAACGAGTAA
- the feoB gene encoding ferrous iron transport protein B, giving the protein MKNEKIIKIALVGQPNVGKSMLINSISNARLKVGNFSGVTVAKEEVIFKYKDYRIEIVDLPGSYSLNDYTLEERVTKEFLENENYDIILNVLDSTNLERNLYLTSELLALDKKMILALNMSDEANKENISINAEQLSKIIGKPCVKTSAANKTGIDDLIHQIVKKYENEKLPTKLIFSDVIEEEISNIVKIFKESNYKTDSTYREIAIKLLKEDKKTYKFFHDEPIWTKLQPVLNEAFEHISIHYDTKDMEDIFNDEKFSFSKGIVTEIVTEKKNKKKTVTEKIDAILIHKFFGLPIFLFLMWGLFQLTFDIGNIPMDMIDAFFASLIDGTKELLGDNQISSIIADGAIAGVGAVVLFIPNIVILFFGIALLETTGYMSRVAFLLDGFFHKFGLHGKSFIPLVTGFGCSVPAYMAARTLKNERDRLLTLFIIGFMSCGARLPIYVLFTGAFFSEKNAGNILFLIYIGGALLGLIAAKVLKVVVFKSEDEPFVMEMPKYRLPSSKLIWHTVSNQAMMYLKKAGTFILAASLLIWVASNYPKHPEVEASFNQKIELAQTDEEKDALANELSLYNLENSYLGYVGKFSEPLFAPLGFDWRMSVALETGLAAKEIVVSTLGILYGLGDDNDENSKGLIEKIKNNISMPAGIAFIVFVMIYLPCLAATMVFTREAGGWKYLGYLFVFTTGTAWVLSFITFNLVSMLVA; this is encoded by the coding sequence ATGAAAAATGAAAAGATTATTAAGATTGCATTAGTTGGTCAACCAAATGTTGGTAAGAGTATGCTTATCAACTCTATTTCAAATGCAAGACTTAAAGTAGGTAATTTCTCTGGTGTAACAGTTGCAAAAGAAGAAGTTATCTTTAAATACAAAGATTATAGAATTGAAATAGTTGACTTACCAGGTTCTTACTCTTTAAATGATTATACATTAGAAGAAAGAGTAACTAAAGAATTTTTAGAAAATGAAAATTATGATATTATCTTAAATGTATTAGACTCTACAAACTTAGAAAGAAACTTATATTTAACATCTGAATTATTAGCCTTAGATAAAAAAATGATATTAGCATTAAATATGTCAGATGAAGCAAATAAAGAGAATATTTCTATAAATGCAGAACAATTAAGTAAGATTATTGGAAAACCTTGCGTAAAAACAAGTGCTGCAAATAAGACAGGAATTGATGATTTAATTCATCAAATTGTAAAAAAATATGAAAATGAAAAACTTCCAACAAAACTAATTTTTTCTGATGTAATAGAAGAAGAGATTTCAAATATTGTTAAGATTTTCAAAGAATCAAACTACAAAACAGATTCAACGTATAGAGAAATAGCTATTAAACTTCTAAAAGAAGATAAAAAAACTTATAAATTCTTCCATGATGAACCAATATGGACAAAACTTCAACCAGTTTTAAATGAAGCATTTGAACATATTTCAATTCACTATGATACAAAAGATATGGAAGATATCTTCAATGATGAAAAATTCTCTTTTTCTAAAGGGATTGTAACTGAAATTGTAACTGAGAAAAAAAATAAAAAGAAAACAGTAACTGAAAAAATAGATGCCATACTTATTCATAAGTTTTTTGGTCTTCCAATATTTCTATTTTTAATGTGGGGATTATTCCAATTAACTTTTGATATTGGTAATATTCCAATGGATATGATTGATGCATTTTTTGCAAGTTTAATTGATGGTACAAAAGAACTTCTAGGAGATAATCAAATCTCTTCTATTATTGCAGATGGTGCAATTGCCGGTGTTGGAGCTGTTGTTTTATTTATTCCAAATATTGTGATACTATTTTTTGGAATTGCATTATTAGAAACAACAGGTTATATGAGTAGAGTTGCATTTTTACTTGATGGATTTTTTCATAAGTTTGGACTACATGGAAAATCATTTATTCCTTTAGTTACAGGATTTGGATGCTCAGTTCCTGCATATATGGCAGCAAGAACTTTAAAAAATGAAAGAGATAGACTTCTAACTCTATTTATTATAGGATTTATGTCTTGTGGAGCTAGGTTGCCTATTTATGTACTATTTACAGGTGCTTTTTTTAGTGAAAAAAATGCAGGAAATATTCTATTTTTAATCTATATTGGTGGTGCACTATTAGGATTAATAGCTGCAAAAGTATTAAAAGTAGTTGTATTTAAAAGTGAAGATGAGCCTTTTGTAATGGAGATGCCAAAATATAGATTACCTTCAAGTAAATTAATATGGCATACAGTTTCAAATCAAGCTATGATGTATCTTAAAAAAGCTGGTACATTTATTTTAGCAGCATCACTACTTATTTGGGTAGCAAGTAATTATCCTAAACATCCAGAAGTAGAAGCATCATTTAACCAAAAAATTGAATTAGCACAAACAGATGAAGAAAAAGATGCACTTGCAAATGAGTTATCTTTATATAATCTTGAAAACTCATATTTAGGTTATGTTGGTAAATTTTCTGAACCTTTATTTGCTCCTTTAGGATTTGATTGGAGAATGTCAGTTGCTCTTGAAACAGGACTTGCTGCAAAAGAGATTGTTGTATCAACACTTGGAATTTTATATGGACTTGGAGATGATAATGATGAGAACTCAAAAGGTCTAATAGAAAAAATCAAAAATAATATCTCAATGCCAGCTGGTATTGCATTTATTGTATTTGTAATGATTTATCTTCCTTGTTTAGCAGCAACAATGGTATTTACAAGAGAAGCAGGTGGATGGAAATATTTAGGATATTTATTTGTATTTACAACAGGAACAGCGTGGGTGTTATCATTTATAACATTTAATCTAGTATCAATGTTAGTAGCATAA
- a CDS encoding sensor domain-containing diguanylate cyclase: MKISTKISIFFISICVVLSFCIFFVLEKSNKKTIEFENTQVNKSIKIFFDALYTKVDFLNEIAYEYSTNDKLINLIVSNKIKSYKKDFIKDRYSHFILFDKNKNFLYGNVYDISSDEFISAPSKLNDFIKNNNINMYINKTNRVNLITLDYEKVLFTIKQIKKDNKIVGYIFIGRTLDSSFLSSLSKISHNYISYIPTYKLLEDKKRVKIESQNYIYDINRVNESEIFTHIKFKDEINNSDFFISMKINRDYFIQINDNNSTIFYILIFTFILVIVVIYLFINKIFSKRITTLINHINNVSNLNTLQLEIELKYNDELTFLGKKIDEMLKSINTKQHEKLKKERDFLQSVLDTQKDIILITDGKDIESANKKFIDLFKTKEHFLTNIALIDDSIQSSLINFAKKYESYENPVKLKIENSDRYFIFDVRKIDMKKYLICMNDVSKYNEKIYTLEQKAMTDELTTAYNKSAITSILKYWLQMQDFCLIIFDIDYFKNINDTYGHYIGDCILKDLTKVIKSSLHKDDILGRFGGEEFIILLDDRSDNNIENIANRIRKKIMSSTFNYEELHINITISLGVTFCKKDESFEDVYKRVDEALYQAKKEGRNRVCLI, encoded by the coding sequence ATGAAAATATCAACAAAAATATCAATATTTTTTATCTCAATTTGTGTGGTTCTTTCTTTTTGTATTTTTTTTGTTTTAGAAAAGAGTAATAAAAAGACAATAGAGTTTGAAAATACTCAAGTAAATAAAAGTATAAAAATTTTCTTCGATGCACTTTATACAAAAGTGGATTTTCTAAATGAGATTGCTTATGAGTACTCAACAAATGATAAACTAATAAATCTAATTGTTTCAAACAAAATCAAATCTTATAAAAAAGATTTCATAAAAGATAGATATTCACATTTTATACTATTTGATAAAAACAAAAATTTTTTATATGGAAATGTTTATGATATAAGTTCAGATGAGTTTATATCTGCTCCTTCAAAATTAAATGATTTTATAAAAAATAACAATATTAATATGTATATAAATAAAACAAATAGAGTAAATCTTATTACTTTAGATTATGAAAAAGTTTTATTTACAATAAAACAGATAAAAAAAGACAATAAAATAGTAGGTTATATATTTATAGGAAGAACACTTGATTCCTCTTTTTTATCAAGTCTAAGTAAAATTTCACATAATTATATCTCTTATATTCCAACTTATAAATTATTAGAAGATAAAAAAAGAGTAAAAATAGAATCACAAAATTATATATATGATATAAATAGAGTAAATGAAAGTGAGATATTTACACATATAAAATTTAAAGATGAGATAAATAATAGTGATTTTTTTATAAGTATGAAGATAAATAGAGATTATTTTATTCAGATAAATGATAATAATAGTACTATTTTTTATATACTTATTTTCACTTTTATATTAGTTATTGTTGTAATATATCTTTTTATAAATAAAATATTTTCAAAAAGGATAACTACACTTATAAATCATATAAATAATGTATCAAATTTAAATACTTTACAATTAGAAATAGAGTTAAAGTACAATGATGAGTTAACATTTTTAGGTAAAAAAATAGATGAAATGCTTAAATCTATAAATACAAAACAACATGAAAAACTTAAAAAAGAGAGAGATTTTTTACAATCAGTTCTTGATACACAAAAAGATATTATTCTAATTACTGATGGAAAAGATATTGAAAGTGCAAATAAAAAGTTTATAGATTTATTTAAAACAAAAGAGCATTTTTTGACAAATATTGCTTTAATTGATGATTCTATTCAATCAAGTTTAATTAATTTTGCTAAAAAATATGAATCCTATGAAAATCCAGTAAAACTAAAAATAGAGAATAGCGATAGATATTTTATCTTTGATGTTAGAAAAATAGATATGAAAAAGTATCTTATTTGTATGAATGATGTATCAAAATATAATGAAAAGATTTATACTCTAGAACAAAAAGCGATGACAGATGAGTTAACAACTGCATATAATAAAAGTGCAATTACTTCAATTTTAAAGTATTGGTTACAAATGCAAGATTTTTGTTTGATTATTTTTGATATAGATTATTTTAAAAATATAAATGATACATATGGACATTATATTGGTGATTGTATTTTAAAAGATTTAACAAAAGTTATAAAATCAAGTCTTCATAAAGATGATATTTTAGGAAGATTTGGTGGAGAAGAGTTTATTATTTTACTAGATGATAGAAGTGATAATAATATTGAAAATATTGCCAACAGAATTAGAAAGAAAATTATGAGCAGTACTTTTAATTATGAAGAGCTTCATATTAATATTACTATTAGTTTAGGTGTTACTTTTTGTAAAAAAGATGAGAGTTTTGAAGATGTATATAAAAGAGTAGATGAGGCTTTATATCAAGCTAAAAAAGAGGGAAGAAATAGAGTTTGTCTAATATGA
- a CDS encoding Fur family transcriptional regulator produces the protein MEKHKESFESFLNNFKKTVSKLGLKNSNQKDYILKILYFTDEHLSAEDIVTIAKQKYKIDMGIATVYRTVKFFEELNIVKSLDVGDGAKRYELNISLHHDHMICTSCSKIIEFNDDVIEEQQKEVAKNNNFILGDHIMTIYGLCEDCQ, from the coding sequence GTGGAAAAACATAAAGAGAGTTTTGAATCTTTTTTAAATAATTTTAAAAAGACTGTTTCAAAATTAGGACTAAAAAACTCTAATCAAAAAGATTATATTCTAAAAATTTTATATTTTACAGATGAGCATTTAAGTGCAGAAGATATAGTGACTATTGCAAAACAAAAATATAAAATAGATATGGGAATTGCAACAGTATATAGAACAGTTAAATTTTTCGAAGAGTTAAACATAGTAAAATCGCTAGATGTTGGAGATGGAGCTAAAAGATATGAGTTAAATATATCTTTACACCATGACCATATGATTTGTACATCTTGTAGTAAAATTATAGAATTTAATGATGATGTAATAGAAGAGCAACAAAAAGAAGTTGCAAAAAATAATAACTTTATTTTAGGTGATCACATAATGACTATTTATGGATTATGTGAAGATTGCCAATAA